The window GGCGCGGCCTGCAACATTTTGAACTGTGCGCCGGCCTCGAATCGGCTGCTGCCCTTGATGGTGCTGATGCGCGTGCCGAAGATCAGCGGATAGCTGTACACACCGTGCCCGGCGGAGACGATGACTGACTGATCGTCCTCAATTTCTTCCACCTGCTGATCAAGCATGCGAAAATGCGTATAGCCATTGGCGAGCGTTAGCTCCGCGGCCCGGAACAGCAGATAGTTCTGCACGGTGTCACGGTCGGTCACGTCGTTGCCGGAAAAGCGCACGCGGTACCGATCAGACTCCAGGCGCTGCTCGCTATAGCCGTAGCGGCTATCGCCTTTGGCCTTGTAGGGTGTGGGCTGCAGTACGCAGGCACCCAGCAGCAGCGTTACGATGGTCAGGCAGGCAAGACGATTGATCATGTGGGAAGACGTTGCGTCGGTTCTTGGCGTTAGACCGAACCAATACATTCAAGTTCGAACCAACATGGGGTTTCAATGAGCACTCGAATCATATCCAAATCGACGCTGCTGCCGCTGGCAGTGGTGCTGGGCAGCGGCCTGGCCTCGACGGCTGCCGCACAGGATGCGGACGAGCGTATCGGCGGCAGCGATCAGCCGTTCTACAGCGGCACCAGCTTCATCTCGGTCGATCCTGGGCTGGACAACCTCGATGCCGCCTATGGCCTGGCCCAGACCGTCGGTATCCGCGTCCCCGGCGTGTCCTGGCTGGGTTTTGAGCTGGATCTCGGGTTCACGTTGTTCGGAGGTGAGAACTCCGGTTCCACGACCACCGCGGGTGGCGGCGGTGGCGGTGGTGGCCTGATCGGTGGTGGCGGCGGTGACGAACAGCAGAACACCACGTCGTCCGACGATGACTTCCAGGCCATTACCTATGGCCTGTTCAGTGCCTTCCGGACCCCAGGTCGCTTTTTTGTCGGCACGCGCCTGGGTGTGGCTGGTTTCAGCACCAACATCGAAGAACTGGACGAAGACAACACCGGCTTTGCCTATAGCCTGCAGGCGGGTTACCGCTGGAGCGAGGCCAGCCACAACCTGATCCAGTTCGAGTACCTCGAGTACGATAACGACGTCGAATACATGGCGATTACCGCCTACTACGCCATCGACTAATCGAGGTCTGAATGAACCTGCAGGATGCCGGCCCGTCGTCTTCGCTGCCCCCGTTCGAGACGGGGCAGCGGGAGCGTGTCCGGATCAGCCTGACGCCGCTGATTGACGTGGTGTTCATCCTGCTGGTGTTCTTCATGCTGGCGTCCAGCTATGTGCAATGGGGCGCCATCAACCTGATGTCGGGCAGCGATCTGGCTTCCGACACCGGCAACCGGCCCACGCTGACGTTGTCCCTCGGCGCCGATGGCGTGCTGAGAGACTCCGCCGGCGTGGCCTTTTCGTCACAGGCCGACCGGTTGCTGGATGGGGTTATGGCCCGGCTGGATGGCCAGCGCGGCCCGGTTGTGGTGGCACCTGGCGACGCCGTATCGCTACAGACGGTGGTGTCGGCGCTGGATCAGCTGACCCTGGCCGGCGTGACGCCGCTGTCCATGGCGCGCGAAGACACGCTGACGGACGACATCACGCCCTAGTTCCCGCGCGTTCGCGCATCCTCACCGCCTGAATCACCGTTCATCGTCTGTCCGGCGCGGCTTTGCTATGCGCGAGGGACAAGTCGGGCCCGTCTGGTAAACTGTAAAAATAAACAGTCTTACCATGACCCAGCCCATCGACACGCGCCTGCAAGCCCTGCTGCAATCAGAGCCCGCCCTGTGGCGGGGACAGCAGCGTCATGCCGATCACCGGGCTTTTCAGTCCACGGGATACCGCGCATTGGACGCGGTACTGCCCGGTCAGGGATGGCCTGTGGCCGGGGTGGTCGAGGTGGTGACCCGAACGGATCAGGCGCCGCCGCTGCGACCCTTTGTGCCGCTGATGGCGCGCTGCACCCAGGCCGGGCAGACCGTGTTGCTGGTGGATCCACCGCCTGCTCTGGTGCCCTTTGCCCCGGCCTGGCAGCAGGCCGGGGTTGCGTTGTCCACGCTGTTCACGGTCCAGGCCCAGACCCACAAGCAGGCCTGGTGGGTGATGGAAACCGCCTTGCGCGCCACGGCCTGCGCGCTGGTGCTGCTCTGGCCCTGTGCTCGGGGTGGTCGGCTGGGCGTGGCAACGGTGCGGCGCTGGCAGGTGGCCGCGGCAGCCGGTTCCACGCTGGGCGTGTTGTTCGTGCCGGAGTCCATGCAGGGTCAGGCCAGCAACGTGCATCTGCGCCTGCGTATGCAAGGGCAACAACTGACCGTGCTGAAAGCCCGGGGCATGCACGACTGTCCGCAGGTTTCGCTGTGAGTGCAGGGGCCCAGGTCCAGGTGGACTGGCTGGCCGAGCCGGCCGGCGCGGGCGTGGCCGATGCCCGGCCATCGACCCCCATCCCGTCGAAGGCCGCCGAAGGGTCGGCGCCCGTCCAGTCATCACCGGCGACATCAGCCGGCAAGCTCTGGCTTTGCCTGCAGTTTTCCGATCTGCCGCTGGAGGTGCAGCCGGAGTATGACCCGCGGACGCCTCTGGCCGTGACGACGGTCGTGCGGCAGCGGGTGGTCGTGATGGCCGTATCGCCTGCAGCGCGGGCCTGCGGGGTGGAACCGGGTTTGCACCCGGCGGCGGCACAGGCGATGTGTCCTGAGTTGCGGTTGGAGCGTCGTGATGAGCCGGCCGAGGCCCGCCGGCTGGATGCGTTGGCGCGCTGGGCCATGCGGTGGTCATCCTGGATTTCGGTGTCCACACCGGATCGCCTGTTGCTGGAGGTTGGCGGCAGTCGCCGCTTGTTCGGGGGGCTGCAGGCCCTGCAGCAACGGGTGGTCGATGAACTGAGCGGGCAGGGGCATGCGGTGCAAACGGCCATGGCCCGGTCGGCGCGGGCGGCCGCCTGGTTGGCGCCCTGGGTGTCCGGGGCCGTGGCCGAGGACGAGGACGCCACACGACGTCTGCTGGCCGCGTTGCCGGTGGAGGCGCTAGGCCTGCCGTCCAAGGGGCAGACACGTCTGCAGCGGGCGGGTTTGCACCATCTGGGACAGCTGATGCGGCTGCCGCGAGATGGTCTGGCACGGCGCTATGGGGCCGGTGTGCTGCGCGAGCTGGACGAGGCACTGGGTCAGCGGCCCGAGGCCATGCCACGGTTCTCGCCGCCGGAGCGGTTCGTCGCTGAACTGGAACTGCCCATGCCCGAGTCGGCCACGCCGCGTCTGCGGGCCGCCGCCGAGCATCTCATCGAGCAGCTGGTGCGCTATCTGCGTGGACATGATGCGGCCGTGGATTGCCTGCGTCTGCGGCTTTTCCACGAGCGACAGCCCGCGAGCCGACTCGACATCGGCCTGGCCATGGCTGGTCGTGACCCGGTGCGAATCGGCCGTGTACTGGCCGAACACCTGGATCGACTCGGCCTGCCCGAGCCTGTACGCAGCCTGCGCCTGGAGGCGCCGCGCATTGTGTCGCTGGCCGCCGGTACACAGGACTGGCTGGACAGCCGTGGCGATGATGACTGGCTGGCCACGCTGGAGCTTTGGCAAAGCCGGCTTGGCGCCAAGGCCGTACAGGGTCTGTCTGCCCGGGCCGATTACCGCCCCGAGGCGGCCTGGGTCCAGCATCCGCCCGGTGCGGTGAACGCGGCCTGCCCGCCTGTGACGGCACCGCGGCCGATGTGGCTGCTGCGCGAACCCCAAGCCATGGTCGTGCGTCATCATCAGCCGACATACAACGGCCCGCTGATTCGCGAGTCCGGTCCGGAACGAATCGAGCAGGGCTGGTGGGACACGACCAGCGACCAGGGCGGTGACATCTGCCGGGACTACTACGTCATGCGTGACCGTTTCGGCGCGCGCCTATGGGTCTTCCAGGATCGACAACGTCTGGGCTGGTGGCTACACGGCCATTTCGCATGAAGGCCCAGCCGGTGGACTATGCCGAGCTGCACTGCCTGAGCAATTTCACGTTTCTGCGTGGCGCCTCGCATCCACAGGAGCTGGTCGAGCGGGCGGCGGATCTGGGCTATACGGCGTTGGCGTTGACCGACGAATGCTCGGTGGCCGGCGTGGTGCGGGCACATGAGGCGGCCAGTGAGCGGGGCCTGCCGCTGATCATCGGTGCCGAGTTCACGACCGTTCAGGAGCATCGCCTGGTGCTGCTGGCCACCGACCGGGCAGGCTATGGACAGCTGTGCCAACTCATCACGCTGGCGCGAGGCCGCCGTGCCAAGGGTGACTACGCGCTGGAGTTGAACGACCTGCTCACCGAGCCGCTGGATGGATGCCTGCTGCTATGGCTGGACGGTGATGAGGCCGACTTGCAGGGACTGGCGCAGCGGTTTGCAGGGCGAACCTGGTTGGTGGCCGAGTTGTTCGCCACGGCGGATCGTGAGCAGCGTTTGGCAGATTGGCAGGCCCAGGCGCAGCGCTTGGGTCTGCCTGTGGTCGCGGCAGGTGATGTGCATATGCATGCCCGGGGGCGCCGCGCCCTGCAGGACACCCTGACGGCGATTCGTTTGGGTCGGCCCATTGCCGAACTGGGATATGCCTTGTTTCCCAATGGCGAGCGACATCTGCGCCCGCTGGCCAGCCTGCAGGCGCTATATCCACCCGAGTGGTTGGCCGAAACGCAGGCCGTTGCCCGGCGCTGCCGGTTTCATCTCACCGAGCTGCGTTATGAGTATCCGCATGAGTTGATCCCGTCCGGTCATACCCCCAGCTCCTGGCTACGCAGTCTGGTGGAGCAGGGCGCGCGGCGCTTATATCCATCGGGGGTGCCGGGGGCGGTTCAGCAGCAAATCGATCATGAGCTGGCGTTGATCGCTGAACTGGCATACGAGTTCTTCTTCCTGACGGTGGAAGACATCGTCCGGTGGGCGCGGACGCAGGGCATTCTGTGCCAGGGGCGGGGATCGGCGGCCAATTCCACGGTGTGCTATTGCCTGGGGATTACAGCGGTGAACCCGGCTGAGCAAAGCCTGTTGTTCGAGCGCTTCGTCTCCAAGGACCGGGGGGAGCCGCCCGATATCGATGTGGATTTCGAGCATCAGCGGCGCGAGGAGGTCATCCAATACATTTATCGCAAGTATGGGCGGGACCGGGCAGCGCTGGCTGCCACGGTGATTTCGTACCGGCCGAAGTCAGCGATTCGCGACGTGGGCAAGGCGCTGGGGCTGACGCTGGACCAGGTCGATGCCCTGACCAAGACCCTGACCTGGTGGGATAGCAGCGAAGAATTGCCGGCGCGAATTCGCGAGGTGGGGTTGGACCCGGACGCGCCGGTCATCCAGCGCCTGATCGTGCTGGTCCGCGAGCTGATCCGCTTTCCCCGCCATTTATCTCAGCATGTCGGCGGTTTTGTGATCAGTCAGGGGCCGGTGTCTGCGTTGTGCCCCATCGAACCGGCGTCCATGGCCGGGCGCAGCGTGATTCAGTGGGACAAGGACGACCTGGAAAGCCTGGGCATGCTTAAGGTCGATGTGCTGGCACTGGGCATGCTGACGGCGATTCGCAAATGTTTTGACCTGATCGAGGGTTGGACCGGCGAACGCCTGCAGCTGGCCACGATTCCACGCGACGATTCCGACACCTACGCCATGATCCAGCGTGCCGACACCATCGGCGTCTTCCAGATCGAATCGCGGGCGCAGATGAGCATGCTGCCCCGGCTCAAACCCGCCAATCTTTATGACCTGACCATCCAGGTGGCCATCGTCCGACCCGGGCCCATCCAGGGGGATATGGTCCACCCCTACCTGGCGCGGCGCGCCGGTCGCGAGCCTGTGCGCTACCCCAGTCAGGCCGTGCGCGACGTGCTCAAACGGACCCTGGGCGTCCCCATCTTCCAGGAACAGGTCATGCAGCTGGCCATGGTGGCAGCCGGCTTTACCGCCGGGGAGGCCGACCAGCTGCGACGGGCCATGGCGGCCTGGAAGCGCAAGGGTGGCTTGGAACCCTTCGAGGTCAAGCTCAAGGCCGGGATGGCCCAGCGAGGATACAGCCCCGAGTTTGCCGATCGGATCTACCAGCAGATTCTGGGCTTTGGCGACTACGGGTTCCCAGAATCCCATGCGGCCAGCTTTGCACTGCTGGCCTATGCATCGTCCTGGCTGAAGTGCCATCACCCGGCCGCCTTTACCGCTGCGCTGCTCAACAGCCTGCCAATGGGGTTTTACGCACCGGCTCAGCTCATCGGCGATGCGCGTCGACATGGCGTCGAGATCCGGCCTGTGGATGTGTTGTTTTCCGAGGTCGAATCGACGCTGGAATCCGGCCCGCAGGGGGTGCCGGCCATTCGTCTGGGCCTACATCGCATCAAGGGGATGGATCTGGCCGTGGCTGCACGCATTGTCCAATGGCGTCGGCAATTGCCAGCCGGCCAGCCTGCGCGCGGCGCCGAGGCGCTACGGCAGGGTTTGATGCAGATTGCCGGCCTGGGCCGCGAGCAGATGGAAGCCCTGGCGGCGGCCGGGGCGCTGCAAAGC of the Abyssibacter profundi genome contains:
- a CDS encoding error-prone DNA polymerase, translated to MKAQPVDYAELHCLSNFTFLRGASHPQELVERAADLGYTALALTDECSVAGVVRAHEAASERGLPLIIGAEFTTVQEHRLVLLATDRAGYGQLCQLITLARGRRAKGDYALELNDLLTEPLDGCLLLWLDGDEADLQGLAQRFAGRTWLVAELFATADREQRLADWQAQAQRLGLPVVAAGDVHMHARGRRALQDTLTAIRLGRPIAELGYALFPNGERHLRPLASLQALYPPEWLAETQAVARRCRFHLTELRYEYPHELIPSGHTPSSWLRSLVEQGARRLYPSGVPGAVQQQIDHELALIAELAYEFFFLTVEDIVRWARTQGILCQGRGSAANSTVCYCLGITAVNPAEQSLLFERFVSKDRGEPPDIDVDFEHQRREEVIQYIYRKYGRDRAALAATVISYRPKSAIRDVGKALGLTLDQVDALTKTLTWWDSSEELPARIREVGLDPDAPVIQRLIVLVRELIRFPRHLSQHVGGFVISQGPVSALCPIEPASMAGRSVIQWDKDDLESLGMLKVDVLALGMLTAIRKCFDLIEGWTGERLQLATIPRDDSDTYAMIQRADTIGVFQIESRAQMSMLPRLKPANLYDLTIQVAIVRPGPIQGDMVHPYLARRAGREPVRYPSQAVRDVLKRTLGVPIFQEQVMQLAMVAAGFTAGEADQLRRAMAAWKRKGGLEPFEVKLKAGMAQRGYSPEFADRIYQQILGFGDYGFPESHAASFALLAYASSWLKCHHPAAFTAALLNSLPMGFYAPAQLIGDARRHGVEIRPVDVLFSEVESTLESGPQGVPAIRLGLHRIKGMDLAVAARIVQWRRQLPAGQPARGAEALRQGLMQIAGLGREQMEALAAAGALQSLSGHRHRAYWDAAGVEAPTPLLGRPQFAEGQPLLSAPTEGEDLLADYASLRFTLGRHPLALLRSRLDAHGAICARRLRELQTGRPVCVSGLVTGRQRPGTASGVIFMTLEDESGLINLVIWPKVLEQYRSAVLHAQLPLIHGHVQNEDQVVHVIARHLEDRSDWLGGLAVASRDFH
- a CDS encoding CC0125/CC1285 family lipoprotein; translation: MINRLACLTIVTLLLGACVLQPTPYKAKGDSRYGYSEQRLESDRYRVRFSGNDVTDRDTVQNYLLFRAAELTLANGYTHFRMLDQQVEEIEDDQSVIVSAGHGVYSYPLIFGTRISTIKGSSRFEAGAQFKMLQAAPTTDDGYVFNAAEVKRNVGPRIVLPEDGQGVKPSAGDAPTSADTPD
- a CDS encoding DNA lesion error-prone repair protein ImuA, giving the protein MTQPIDTRLQALLQSEPALWRGQQRHADHRAFQSTGYRALDAVLPGQGWPVAGVVEVVTRTDQAPPLRPFVPLMARCTQAGQTVLLVDPPPALVPFAPAWQQAGVALSTLFTVQAQTHKQAWWVMETALRATACALVLLWPCARGGRLGVATVRRWQVAAAAGSTLGVLFVPESMQGQASNVHLRLRMQGQQLTVLKARGMHDCPQVSL
- a CDS encoding ExbD/TolR family protein, with amino-acid sequence MNLQDAGPSSSLPPFETGQRERVRISLTPLIDVVFILLVFFMLASSYVQWGAINLMSGSDLASDTGNRPTLTLSLGADGVLRDSAGVAFSSQADRLLDGVMARLDGQRGPVVVAPGDAVSLQTVVSALDQLTLAGVTPLSMAREDTLTDDITP
- a CDS encoding Y-family DNA polymerase; this encodes MSAGAQVQVDWLAEPAGAGVADARPSTPIPSKAAEGSAPVQSSPATSAGKLWLCLQFSDLPLEVQPEYDPRTPLAVTTVVRQRVVVMAVSPAARACGVEPGLHPAAAQAMCPELRLERRDEPAEARRLDALARWAMRWSSWISVSTPDRLLLEVGGSRRLFGGLQALQQRVVDELSGQGHAVQTAMARSARAAAWLAPWVSGAVAEDEDATRRLLAALPVEALGLPSKGQTRLQRAGLHHLGQLMRLPRDGLARRYGAGVLRELDEALGQRPEAMPRFSPPERFVAELELPMPESATPRLRAAAEHLIEQLVRYLRGHDAAVDCLRLRLFHERQPASRLDIGLAMAGRDPVRIGRVLAEHLDRLGLPEPVRSLRLEAPRIVSLAAGTQDWLDSRGDDDWLATLELWQSRLGAKAVQGLSARADYRPEAAWVQHPPGAVNAACPPVTAPRPMWLLREPQAMVVRHHQPTYNGPLIRESGPERIEQGWWDTTSDQGGDICRDYYVMRDRFGARLWVFQDRQRLGWWLHGHFA